One segment of Verrucomicrobiota bacterium DNA contains the following:
- a CDS encoding MFS transporter, whose translation MIESKHQGLWHPEFPHSPKRWPFFYGWVIVAVGTFGIICSIPGQTMGVGVFTDFLIEGLGLTRMQLSMAYFFGTTMSGLMLPFGGRAYDVFGSRKTAVLVSFCLGLVLIYLGFSDYISNWAQAVTGSAHWWVPFCVILFGFFSLRFTAQGMLTMASQAMIGKWFHERRGLIMSISGMWVSISFSITPWVFSWIINLVGWRNSWLLMALAMMGGVTLLCYLFFRDNPEECGLEMDGPLKGTGSKRIHPDKVFVRDFTRAEAVRTMAFWAFAAAFAWMALFGTGYTFHVIAISEEIGIEPSTMLVLFIPSAISGVLANFLIGYLSDYVRIKYVLMGVICGMFCFPLGLLILPKSVGFVVMVLGMGICNGAYANFSGNVWPRFFGRIHLGAIHGLNGSIAVIASGMGPVLFTIFKDHGSGFTGIFWGGLIVPLGILGLSFYADNPQRKLAEKT comes from the coding sequence ATGATTGAGTCCAAGCATCAAGGGCTTTGGCATCCGGAGTTTCCACACAGTCCTAAACGATGGCCGTTTTTCTACGGTTGGGTAATTGTTGCGGTCGGGACTTTTGGAATCATTTGCAGTATTCCTGGTCAGACGATGGGGGTCGGCGTGTTTACGGATTTCCTCATCGAGGGTTTGGGGCTCACGCGCATGCAGTTAAGCATGGCCTATTTTTTTGGAACAACGATGAGTGGCTTGATGCTTCCATTCGGTGGGCGAGCTTACGATGTGTTCGGGAGTCGTAAGACGGCGGTACTCGTTTCGTTTTGTTTGGGCTTGGTTCTCATTTATTTGGGGTTCTCGGATTACATCTCTAATTGGGCTCAGGCGGTAACGGGTAGTGCTCATTGGTGGGTGCCCTTTTGTGTCATTCTGTTCGGATTCTTTTCCCTCAGGTTTACAGCTCAGGGAATGCTCACCATGGCCTCGCAGGCCATGATTGGGAAATGGTTTCATGAGCGGCGTGGATTGATCATGTCGATTAGTGGAATGTGGGTCAGTATTTCATTTTCCATTACTCCTTGGGTTTTCAGCTGGATAATAAACCTGGTGGGGTGGCGCAATTCCTGGTTGCTCATGGCGCTTGCAATGATGGGGGGTGTGACGCTGTTGTGCTACCTATTCTTCCGGGACAATCCGGAGGAGTGTGGACTGGAGATGGATGGCCCGCTAAAGGGAACCGGTTCGAAACGGATTCACCCCGATAAAGTTTTCGTGCGTGATTTTACCAGAGCCGAAGCAGTTAGGACGATGGCCTTCTGGGCCTTTGCTGCTGCATTTGCGTGGATGGCGTTGTTTGGCACTGGTTATACCTTTCATGTGATAGCCATTTCGGAGGAGATCGGTATCGAACCTTCGACCATGCTGGTGTTATTTATTCCCTCGGCGATTTCGGGAGTGCTGGCCAATTTCCTGATTGGTTACCTAAGCGATTATGTCAGAATTAAATATGTCCTGATGGGGGTTATCTGCGGTATGTTTTGTTTTCCTTTAGGGCTACTGATTCTTCCAAAATCTGTTGGATTTGTCGTGATGGTTTTGGGAATGGGCATTTGCAATGGGGCCTATGCAAACTTCAGTGGGAATGTATGGCCGCGATTTTTTGGGCGCATCCACTTGGGTGCCATTCATGGACTCAATGGATCGATTGCTGTAATCGCAAGTGGGATGGGTCCCGTTTTGTTTACCATTTTCAAGGACCATGGCTCTGGATTCACTGGAATATTTTGGGGAGGCTTAATAGTTCCGTTGGGAATCCTGGGGTTGAGTTTCTATGCCGATAATCCTCAACGGAAGCTGGCGGAAAAGACTTAG
- a CDS encoding GNAT family N-acetyltransferase — protein sequence MEVTEHKDPQTLRKLIEPLLLENESQNNLFMGLLILYCEQEALQEDDHFWFRIEDEGEIKLAGWRTPPFPFGLWAPEGNCEPALECFLEYLKEKNKEVPGVVARKYLADTFSNLAKDAFNLESYFNMEQGLYECREVDPSLLGSGTLRKVEPSELDLLTDWMIAFYIDVLNREPLRSEIRERIATEIELGMYFFYELEGQPVSTAAFARPMVNGITVNMVYTPAEFRRKGHATECVAQLTQKLLDEGWKFTALYTDLNNPTSNSIYQKIGYRCVGDSAEIRLKPITRR from the coding sequence ATGGAGGTCACAGAGCACAAGGATCCTCAGACATTAAGGAAATTAATCGAGCCCCTGCTCCTCGAAAATGAGTCACAGAATAATCTCTTCATGGGGTTGCTCATTCTTTACTGCGAACAGGAAGCTCTTCAGGAGGACGACCACTTCTGGTTCAGGATTGAAGATGAAGGAGAAATCAAACTGGCCGGTTGGCGAACCCCGCCGTTCCCGTTTGGCCTTTGGGCACCTGAAGGAAATTGTGAGCCCGCATTGGAATGCTTTTTAGAATACCTTAAAGAAAAGAATAAGGAGGTTCCCGGTGTCGTCGCGCGAAAGTATCTCGCCGATACATTTTCGAATCTGGCGAAAGACGCATTCAACCTGGAAAGCTACTTCAACATGGAACAAGGCTTATACGAATGCCGTGAGGTTGACCCATCACTTCTGGGTTCTGGGACACTTCGCAAGGTTGAGCCATCGGAGCTGGATTTGCTTACAGATTGGATGATCGCTTTTTATATAGATGTCCTGAATCGAGAACCGTTGCGCTCAGAGATCAGGGAGCGGATCGCCACAGAAATTGAATTGGGCATGTATTTTTTCTACGAACTCGAAGGTCAACCCGTTTCAACCGCCGCTTTTGCAAGGCCCATGGTAAATGGGATCACTGTAAATATGGTCTACACTCCGGCCGAGTTCAGAAGGAAAGGTCACGCGACTGAGTGTGTTGCTCAACTCACGCAAAAACTGCTGGATGAAGGATGGAAATTTACAGCTCTTTACACCGACCTCAATAACCCCACTTCAAACAGTATTTACCAAAAGATCGGTTATCGCTGCGTAGGCGATTCAGCCGAGATTCGTTTAAAACCGATAACGCGGAGATAA
- a CDS encoding cytidylate kinase-like family protein codes for MSLLHPELEKCHSYLAYYLADKKKYVPPPRTGQPFVTISRETGAGGHTLSKMLRGYLDMKWPLPHNDWTVFDKDLVEMSMKEHGLPERFSKYLPEKRVSEIESLIGELAGLHPSLWELNQLVFKSLLHFGNIGGVILIGRGSHIITRRLHNGLHLRLVGSLEQRVKRVVDYHNISAKEAKSFIKKGDRERELWIKDNFNEAIDDPLAYDLTINTDNLSMEDIASLVGCFFTKRRTAIV; via the coding sequence TGGCAGACAAAAAGAAATATGTTCCTCCCCCAAGAACGGGGCAACCTTTTGTCACGATATCGCGGGAGACCGGCGCGGGAGGGCATACCTTGAGCAAGATGCTACGAGGTTATCTGGATATGAAGTGGCCCCTGCCGCATAATGATTGGACTGTGTTCGACAAAGATCTCGTGGAAATGTCCATGAAGGAACATGGACTGCCAGAACGTTTTTCGAAGTATCTTCCGGAGAAACGAGTCTCGGAAATTGAATCCTTGATTGGTGAATTGGCGGGGCTCCATCCATCTTTGTGGGAATTAAATCAGCTCGTGTTTAAATCGCTGCTTCATTTCGGAAATATCGGTGGTGTTATTCTGATCGGCCGTGGATCTCATATTATTACGAGGAGGTTGCATAACGGTCTCCATTTGCGCTTGGTTGGAAGCTTGGAACAACGCGTGAAGCGGGTTGTAGATTATCATAACATATCGGCCAAGGAGGCAAAGAGCTTCATCAAAAAAGGAGATCGGGAACGAGAATTATGGATAAAGGATAACTTTAATGAAGCTATCGACGATCCGTTGGCTTATGATCTGACTATTAATACCGACAATCTTTCGATGGAAGACATTGCCTCGTTGGTGGGTTGTTTTTTTACGAAACGGCGCACGGCCATCGTTTAA